A window of the Streptomyces sp. NBC_01351 genome harbors these coding sequences:
- a CDS encoding alkaline phosphatase family protein, translating into MSPVLPGRTLAVAATATALLATALGAHTATASAADAAGSTDKVLVIGLDGAVLDRVKVANAPHLKGLMAQGLTAKSTLYANPMAATSSGPGWSTIATGVWPDKHGVKDNSFTGKNYTAHPDFLTRVENANPALNTYAAADWEPITSTDQNGPIFSAKVDKRLSLKGDRDGYRNEDPKIASAAAAELQGQNPDAAFVYLGEIDVAGHSYGAASQQYLDAIGRVDALVGQLLTAVQNRPTYAQENWKILVTTDHGHTNTGGHGGSSIAERGTFVIAKGAGIPAGSVRDDVKLVDVAATALQQVGVPTTGLDGVPLNAPDSDPFDTLRPNLQARVDETGIPSGTKGFTHTPPAGWSVDNSKMGTGGVTEWAGWAFATDEFWSQAQRDQWRELNVRSRDVFAVADSDEWDDKSHTGSYDSTLITPKWAVTGGTTRNLTFQTHYRQEAGQTAQVLVSYNGGTPTVVKSYTADAVAKSESLALQVPAGATDVQIRFRYAGSNNWYWTVDNVRLG; encoded by the coding sequence GTGTCCCCTGTCCTGCCCGGACGCACCCTCGCCGTGGCCGCCACCGCCACGGCCCTGCTCGCCACCGCCCTCGGCGCGCACACCGCAACCGCCTCCGCCGCGGACGCGGCCGGCTCCACCGACAAGGTCCTCGTCATCGGCCTGGACGGCGCGGTCCTCGACCGCGTCAAGGTCGCCAACGCGCCGCACCTGAAGGGCCTGATGGCCCAGGGCCTGACCGCCAAGAGCACCCTGTACGCGAACCCGATGGCCGCCACCTCCTCGGGCCCCGGCTGGTCGACCATCGCGACCGGCGTGTGGCCCGACAAGCACGGGGTGAAGGACAACTCCTTCACCGGCAAGAACTACACGGCCCACCCGGACTTCCTGACCCGCGTGGAGAACGCCAACCCGGCGCTCAACACCTACGCGGCCGCCGACTGGGAGCCCATCACCTCCACCGACCAGAACGGCCCGATCTTCTCGGCCAAGGTCGACAAGCGCCTCTCCCTCAAGGGCGACCGCGACGGCTACCGCAACGAGGACCCGAAGATCGCCTCCGCGGCCGCCGCCGAACTGCAGGGCCAGAACCCGGACGCCGCCTTCGTCTACCTCGGCGAGATCGACGTGGCGGGCCACTCCTACGGCGCCGCCAGCCAGCAGTACCTCGACGCCATCGGCCGCGTCGACGCACTGGTCGGCCAGCTCCTCACCGCCGTCCAGAACCGCCCGACGTACGCCCAGGAGAACTGGAAGATCCTGGTCACCACCGACCACGGCCACACCAACACCGGTGGCCACGGCGGCTCCAGCATCGCCGAGCGCGGCACCTTCGTCATCGCCAAGGGCGCGGGCATCCCCGCCGGTTCGGTACGCGACGACGTGAAGCTGGTGGACGTGGCCGCGACCGCGCTCCAGCAGGTCGGCGTCCCCACCACCGGGCTGGACGGCGTCCCGCTGAACGCCCCGGACAGCGACCCCTTCGACACCCTGCGCCCGAACCTCCAGGCGCGCGTGGACGAGACGGGCATCCCGTCCGGCACGAAGGGCTTCACGCACACCCCGCCGGCGGGCTGGTCCGTCGACAACTCCAAGATGGGCACGGGCGGCGTCACCGAGTGGGCCGGCTGGGCCTTCGCGACCGACGAGTTCTGGAGCCAGGCGCAGCGCGACCAGTGGCGCGAGCTGAACGTCCGCTCCCGTGACGTCTTCGCCGTCGCCGACTCCGACGAGTGGGACGACAAGAGCCACACCGGCAGCTACGACTCGACCCTGATCACCCCCAAGTGGGCGGTCACCGGCGGCACCACGCGCAACCTGACCTTCCAGACGCACTACCGCCAGGAGGCCGGGCAGACCGCGCAGGTCCTCGTCTCGTACAACGGCGGTACGCCGACGGTGGTCAAGAGCTACACCGCCGACGCCGTCGCCAAGTCCGAGTCGCTCGCGCTCCAGGTCCCGGCCGGCGCGACCGACGTCCAGATCCGCTTCCGCTACGCCGGCAGCAACAACTGGTACTGGACCGTCGACAACGTCCGTCTGGGCTAG
- a CDS encoding 2-aminoethylphosphonate ABC transporter substrate-binding protein, which produces MPSKLLLRTASALTGSLALAVSLTACGGGSTTADSGKGGKGEEKIVTVYSADGLKSEKGDGWYDKVFADFTKKTGIEVKLVEGGSGEMVARAAREKTNTQADVIVTLPPFIQQADGKGLLQAYKPQGSDKVNGADKAADGKWTSVVNNYFGFIYNKKELAQAPKTWEELLDAKYKGKLQYSTPGVAGDGTAVLIKSMHDFGGKEPAMEYLKKLQANNVGPSSSTSKLAPKTDKGELLVANGDVQMNFAQSKSMPNLGIWFPAKDGGKPTTFALPYAAGLVDKAPHTENGKKFLDYLLSEDAQKLVSEVGGGFPARTDIKPTDANAVELTKIMSGVEVFEPDWADIDKNLSAYVDAWKSATGS; this is translated from the coding sequence ATGCCCAGCAAGCTCCTGCTCCGTACCGCCTCCGCCCTCACCGGCAGCCTCGCCCTCGCCGTCTCCCTCACCGCCTGCGGCGGCGGTTCCACCACCGCCGACTCCGGCAAGGGCGGCAAGGGCGAGGAGAAGATCGTCACCGTCTACAGCGCCGACGGCCTCAAGAGCGAGAAGGGCGACGGCTGGTACGACAAGGTCTTCGCCGACTTCACCAAGAAGACCGGCATCGAGGTCAAGCTCGTCGAGGGCGGCTCCGGCGAGATGGTGGCGCGGGCCGCCCGCGAGAAGACCAACACCCAGGCCGACGTCATCGTCACCCTGCCGCCCTTCATCCAGCAGGCCGACGGCAAGGGGCTGCTCCAGGCCTACAAGCCCCAGGGCTCCGACAAGGTCAACGGCGCGGACAAGGCCGCCGACGGCAAGTGGACCTCGGTCGTCAACAACTACTTCGGCTTCATCTACAACAAGAAGGAGCTGGCCCAGGCCCCCAAGACCTGGGAGGAGCTGCTCGATGCCAAGTACAAGGGCAAGCTCCAGTACTCCACCCCCGGCGTCGCGGGCGACGGCACCGCCGTGCTCATCAAGTCGATGCACGACTTCGGCGGCAAGGAGCCGGCGATGGAGTACCTGAAGAAGCTCCAGGCCAACAACGTCGGCCCGTCCTCCTCCACCAGCAAGCTCGCGCCGAAGACCGACAAGGGCGAGCTGCTCGTCGCCAACGGCGACGTCCAGATGAACTTCGCCCAGTCCAAGTCCATGCCGAACCTGGGCATCTGGTTCCCCGCGAAGGACGGCGGCAAGCCGACCACCTTCGCCCTGCCCTACGCGGCCGGCCTGGTCGACAAGGCCCCGCACACCGAGAACGGCAAGAAGTTCCTCGACTACCTGCTCAGCGAGGACGCCCAGAAGCTGGTCAGCGAGGTCGGCGGCGGCTTCCCGGCGCGCACCGACATCAAGCCGACCGACGCGAACGCCGTCGAACTCACCAAGATCATGTCGGGGGTCGAGGTCTTCGAGCCGGACTGGGCCGACATCGACAAGAACCTCTCCGCCTACGTCGACGCGTGGAAGTCGGCGACCGGAAGCTGA